A stretch of Candidatus Vicinibacter affinis DNA encodes these proteins:
- the rsmH gene encoding 16S rRNA (cytosine(1402)-N(4))-methyltransferase RsmH, which translates to MSEQEYVHIPVLLNESVEALVSIPDGVYVDVTFGGGGHTRAILEKLNPEGRVFSFDQDEMALRNKIEDNRLTLVWSNFRYLKKYLRYYKIEKVDGILADLGVSSFHFDTDVRGFSFQSDYPLDMRMNQEQELSAEDVLKTYSEERLAKVFTQYGELTNGHLIAKKWIQDRKTIRLNGCASFAEWVSPFVYGKRNKFLAQLFQALRIEVNQELESLEAFLTQASEVLKPGGKLVVISYHSLEDRLVKNFIKRGTIDSDNEHSFERQKNRMKALTKDIIVPSINELERNSRSRSAKMRVGIKLND; encoded by the coding sequence ATGTCTGAGCAAGAATATGTTCATATTCCGGTATTGCTCAACGAATCTGTTGAGGCGCTGGTAAGTATTCCAGACGGAGTTTATGTGGATGTAACCTTTGGAGGCGGTGGACATACTAGGGCCATTCTTGAAAAGCTGAATCCTGAAGGAAGGGTTTTTAGTTTTGATCAGGATGAAATGGCTTTAAGGAATAAAATTGAAGACAACAGGCTCACATTGGTGTGGTCGAATTTCAGGTACTTGAAGAAATATCTGAGATATTATAAAATTGAAAAAGTGGATGGGATCCTTGCTGATCTTGGTGTTTCGTCTTTTCATTTTGATACGGATGTAAGAGGGTTTTCATTTCAATCTGATTATCCTTTGGATATGCGTATGAATCAAGAGCAAGAATTAAGCGCTGAAGATGTGCTGAAGACATATTCTGAGGAAAGACTTGCAAAAGTTTTTACTCAATATGGCGAGCTTACCAATGGACATCTGATTGCAAAAAAATGGATACAAGACAGAAAAACCATCAGGTTAAATGGATGCGCTTCATTTGCAGAATGGGTAAGTCCATTTGTGTATGGAAAGAGAAATAAGTTTCTGGCACAACTGTTTCAAGCCTTGAGGATCGAAGTGAATCAAGAGTTGGAAAGTCTTGAAGCGTTTTTAACACAAGCTTCGGAGGTATTGAAGCCAGGGGGAAAATTGGTTGTGATCAGCTACCATTCTTTGGAAGATAGATTGGTCAAAAATTTTATAAAAAGGGGGACGATTGATTCAGATAATGAACATTCTTTTGAAAGGCAGAAAAATAGAATGAAAGCGTTGACGAAAGATATTATCGTGCCCAGTATAAATGAATTAGAAAGGAATAGCAGATCTCGGTCCGCAAAGATGAGGGTAGGTATAAAATTAAACGATTAA
- a CDS encoding polyprenol monophosphomannose synthase, with product MSTSLVIIPTYNEIENIDSIIGAVFSLPVKFDILIVDDGSPDGTGDQVELLIKRFPERLFLMKRQQKSGLGTAYIAGFKWALNRDYQYILEMDADFSHPPEKLVELMQTCASEEADVAVGSRYIPGGGVVNWPFVRLLLSKSASVYVQLVTGMRVKDPTAGFVCYSRKVLERIDLDKIRFVGYAFQIEMKYNAFKLGFRIKEIPITFPDRVKGKSKMNILIIREALLGVFKMRFGY from the coding sequence TTGTCAACTTCGTTAGTCATTATTCCTACTTATAATGAGATCGAGAACATCGATTCGATTATTGGGGCAGTTTTCTCATTGCCGGTAAAATTTGACATTCTCATAGTTGATGATGGTTCACCGGATGGTACTGGAGATCAAGTTGAGCTATTGATTAAAAGGTTCCCTGAGCGATTGTTTTTAATGAAAAGACAACAGAAGTCTGGTTTGGGTACTGCTTATATAGCAGGATTTAAATGGGCTTTGAATAGAGATTATCAATACATTCTGGAAATGGACGCTGATTTCAGTCATCCTCCCGAAAAACTTGTGGAACTCATGCAGACTTGTGCATCTGAAGAAGCAGATGTAGCAGTAGGATCCAGGTATATTCCCGGTGGAGGAGTAGTAAATTGGCCTTTTGTTCGATTGCTTTTGTCAAAATCCGCCTCCGTGTACGTCCAATTGGTAACAGGCATGAGGGTTAAGGATCCCACAGCGGGTTTTGTGTGTTACTCCAGGAAAGTTTTAGAGCGGATTGATCTTGATAAAATCAGGTTTGTTGGATACGCTTTCCAAATTGAAATGAAATACAATGCCTTTAAGCTTGGCTTTCGGATCAAGGAGATTCCCATTACTTTTCCGGATCGTGTAAAGGGAAAGTCAAAGATGAACATTCTAATTATCCGGGAAGCCCTTCTGGGAGTGTTCAAGATGAGATTTGGATATTGA
- a CDS encoding transpeptidase family protein: protein MWRIEKMDRKKEFLLRVYVTLAVFLLAGALLSWKAIKIVTIEGDMWRQKGEELYFKLVSIEAERGKILADDGSPLAISLPFFEIRMDTKAKGLTKEVFKRNVDSLAYFLSRDLMTDRGPREIKNMLVKERQEGNRYLLIARSIDYQQMESLKKYPIFREGQNKGGLIVIRKDKREKPFKILASRTIGLNRENAQAIGLESSFNKYLKGEEGQRLMKKVGHNIYLPVDDVMEIEAKRGKDIVTTLNIGIQEVAEDALAEAILKHGAVKGCALVMDVKTGAIKAMANLGFDEDGNLVENFNYAIASSTEPGSTLKLASTLALLESGKVDLKTAVDLNGGEAYFYNKKMKDSENHGVGMSDLQYAFEKSSNVGISKLANAVFSSIQGQKEFADYYRKFGLHLKTGIELDGEPAPIIKHPDIDKDKWYGTSVPWMSVGYELQLTPLQILNLYNTVANNGRMMKPYIVSGILDNDVEVKKIEPKILRDSIVSNSTLLQAKALLKGAVDNGTAKIIYTDQYSISGKTGTAVTNYFVTGMEQKDYQASFCGFFPSEDPAFSCIVVIYNPTKGGYYGGQAAAPVFKKIADRCMRDMNRIAVQINDQPKPALAMEVLPVGNYGYAGDFKNLFSYIGLPYTDPRKSDWIRTISNKEGVYTLPQYQEKGKVPDLTGMGLRDAMFVLDKLGMGVVARGVGKVKYQSIAPGTLLPGGDQRIEVYLE, encoded by the coding sequence GTGTGGAGAATTGAAAAAATGGATCGCAAGAAGGAATTTTTACTTAGGGTATATGTGACTTTGGCAGTGTTTCTGCTAGCCGGAGCGCTCTTGTCCTGGAAGGCGATCAAGATTGTGACGATAGAGGGAGACATGTGGAGACAAAAAGGGGAAGAGCTGTATTTTAAGTTGGTCTCCATTGAGGCAGAAAGGGGAAAAATATTGGCAGATGATGGGAGTCCATTGGCGATTTCCTTACCGTTCTTTGAAATTAGAATGGATACCAAAGCAAAGGGTTTAACCAAAGAGGTATTCAAGAGAAATGTAGATTCTTTAGCCTATTTCCTCTCCAGGGATTTAATGACTGACAGAGGACCTAGAGAAATCAAAAACATGCTTGTTAAGGAAAGACAAGAGGGGAACCGATATCTTTTAATTGCCAGGTCAATAGACTATCAGCAAATGGAATCTTTAAAAAAATATCCAATTTTTAGAGAGGGCCAAAACAAAGGAGGACTTATAGTTATAAGAAAAGATAAGCGCGAGAAACCGTTTAAGATTTTAGCAAGTAGAACGATTGGACTTAATAGAGAAAATGCTCAAGCAATAGGATTGGAAAGCTCCTTCAACAAATACCTTAAAGGTGAAGAAGGACAAAGGTTGATGAAAAAAGTGGGCCATAACATTTATTTGCCAGTGGATGATGTAATGGAAATTGAAGCCAAACGTGGAAAGGACATTGTAACCACACTTAACATTGGAATCCAGGAAGTAGCAGAAGATGCTTTGGCCGAAGCGATCTTAAAACATGGAGCAGTTAAGGGCTGTGCATTGGTTATGGATGTTAAAACAGGTGCTATAAAGGCGATGGCTAATCTTGGATTTGATGAAGATGGCAATCTTGTGGAAAACTTTAATTATGCAATTGCAAGTTCTACTGAACCGGGATCAACTTTAAAGCTTGCTTCAACATTGGCACTGCTTGAAAGTGGGAAAGTAGATCTGAAAACCGCAGTAGACTTGAATGGTGGTGAAGCCTATTTCTATAATAAGAAAATGAAGGACTCTGAAAATCATGGTGTGGGTATGAGTGATTTGCAATATGCTTTTGAAAAGTCATCAAACGTAGGAATTTCAAAGTTGGCAAACGCAGTTTTTAGTAGCATTCAGGGTCAAAAGGAATTTGCAGATTATTACAGAAAGTTTGGATTGCATTTAAAAACCGGAATTGAATTGGATGGAGAACCGGCGCCAATTATTAAACATCCGGATATAGACAAGGATAAATGGTATGGAACGTCCGTGCCATGGATGAGTGTGGGATATGAATTGCAATTGACCCCACTTCAGATTCTAAATCTTTATAATACAGTGGCCAATAATGGTCGTATGATGAAACCCTACATCGTTTCTGGAATTCTAGATAACGACGTAGAAGTTAAAAAAATTGAACCAAAAATATTACGAGACAGTATCGTCTCTAACAGTACATTATTACAGGCAAAGGCGTTGCTCAAAGGAGCAGTTGATAACGGAACAGCGAAAATTATTTATACAGACCAATATTCTATCTCCGGAAAAACTGGTACCGCTGTAACCAATTATTTTGTCACCGGAATGGAACAAAAAGATTACCAAGCTTCCTTCTGTGGATTTTTTCCAAGTGAAGATCCTGCATTCAGTTGTATTGTAGTAATATACAACCCTACTAAAGGGGGATATTACGGAGGGCAGGCAGCTGCGCCAGTTTTTAAGAAAATTGCTGACCGATGCATGAGGGATATGAACAGAATTGCTGTTCAGATAAATGATCAGCCGAAACCCGCACTTGCTATGGAAGTTTTACCAGTAGGCAATTACGGTTACGCTGGCGACTTTAAGAATCTTTTTAGTTACATAGGATTGCCTTATACTGATCCAAGAAAAAGTGACTGGATAAGAACCATATCCAATAAGGAAGGCGTGTATACATTGCCACAATATCAGGAAAAAGGTAAAGTGCCTGATCTTACAGGAATGGGTTTGCGCGACGCCATGTTTGTGTTAGATAAGTTGGGAATGGGAGTTGTAGCGCGTGGGGTTGGAAAAGTAAAATATCAGAGTATTGCACCTGGAACATTATTGCCAGGTGGTGATCAAAGAATAGAAGTTTATTTAGAATAA
- a CDS encoding phospho-N-acetylmuramoyl-pentapeptide-transferase translates to MLYYLFQFTEKLFHLPGGRLFNYISFRAGLAIIISLIITMLFGERIIRSLKRLQIGETVRDLGLAGQKEKEGTPTMGGLIIILGIMVPCLLLTRLDNVYIQVMIFTTLWMGVIGFSDDYIKVFLKDKEGLKAIFKILGQIVLGIVVAVVMLYHENVVVRMTKTEALKFHYSIEDEIISYDKNSNKITEFVYVKTALTNVPFLKGNRFDYAWLCGFMGDNAASMLWIIFIPFVIFIVTAVSNAANLTDGLDGLATGVSAIIAATLAILAYVSGNSIIAEYLNIFYLPYTGELVIFASAFLGSCVGFLWYNSYPARVFMGDTGSLTLGGIIAVLAVLLRKELLIPVLCGVFLIENFSVVIQVAYFKYTKRKFGEGRRIFLMSPLHHHFQKKGMHEATIAVRFWIITLLLAVLTIITLKMR, encoded by the coding sequence ATGTTGTACTATTTATTTCAATTTACTGAAAAATTATTCCATCTCCCTGGAGGGCGGTTGTTTAACTATATATCCTTCAGGGCTGGTTTGGCTATAATTATCTCTTTGATTATAACGATGCTGTTTGGAGAACGCATCATACGTTCATTGAAAAGACTGCAAATAGGAGAAACTGTTCGTGACTTGGGTCTAGCAGGTCAAAAGGAAAAAGAAGGCACCCCAACTATGGGAGGTCTGATTATTATTTTGGGTATTATGGTGCCATGTCTGCTTTTAACAAGGCTGGATAATGTGTATATTCAGGTAATGATTTTTACTACTTTGTGGATGGGAGTTATTGGGTTCTCCGATGATTATATCAAAGTGTTCCTAAAGGATAAGGAAGGCTTGAAAGCTATTTTTAAAATTTTAGGGCAAATAGTTTTGGGAATTGTGGTAGCAGTAGTCATGTTATACCATGAAAATGTGGTGGTCAGAATGACCAAAACGGAAGCATTGAAATTTCATTACAGCATTGAAGATGAAATCATTTCTTACGATAAGAATTCAAATAAAATCACAGAATTCGTATATGTTAAAACGGCATTGACCAACGTCCCATTTTTAAAAGGCAATCGTTTTGATTATGCCTGGCTATGCGGATTCATGGGCGATAATGCCGCTTCAATGTTATGGATCATTTTTATTCCATTTGTTATTTTTATTGTAACTGCAGTATCTAATGCTGCAAATCTTACGGATGGATTAGATGGATTAGCTACAGGTGTATCTGCAATAATCGCGGCTACATTAGCTATTTTGGCTTATGTTTCAGGTAACTCCATAATAGCCGAGTATCTGAATATATTTTATTTACCCTATACAGGTGAATTAGTAATTTTCGCCTCCGCTTTTCTAGGATCTTGTGTTGGATTTCTTTGGTACAACTCATATCCTGCAAGAGTATTTATGGGCGATACAGGAAGCCTAACCTTAGGAGGAATTATTGCTGTTTTAGCAGTTTTGCTGAGAAAGGAGTTGCTTATTCCTGTATTATGTGGTGTATTTCTTATAGAGAATTTTTCAGTTGTAATACAGGTTGCATATTTTAAATATACCAAAAGAAAATTTGGTGAAGGTCGTCGTATATTTTTAATGTCTCCATTACACCACCACTTCCAAAAAAAAGGAATGCATGAAGCTACGATTGCAGTACGTTTTTGGATAATCACTTTGTTGCTTGCTGTATTAACCATCATCACCCTAAAAATGAGATAA
- the murD gene encoding UDP-N-acetylmuramoyl-L-alanine--D-glutamate ligase encodes MLLILGCGESGFGAALLAHKQKLPVFVSDQTIIKDDFKQMFIDLEIDFEEGGHEIAYDILPTLVIKSPGIPDNAKIIKHFAEKNIELISEIEFAYRYCKGKIIAITGSNGKTTTTNLCYHMLHTNGYHVAKVGNVGYSFARSLALTDHDYYVLELSSFQLDTISEFRPDVAIIINITPDHLDRYDYIFENYIKSKFRITLNQKSEDLLILNSNDQTIRKYLGIVPFSAKVDWLEVRLNEVEDVIVNNERLFSLKNSGLKGNHNALNAGCAARAAHFMGLGYKEIQKSIDSFVNDPHRLELVETLNGVSYINDSKATNVDSVYWALDAMKGKVIWIAGGQDKGNDYSQLQSLVKSKVKALVALGADNGKLLEAFSELVPVFDTHDMASAVAQSKKLAEDGDAVLLSPACASFDLFNNYMQRGDLFKEEVLKMKLI; translated from the coding sequence ATGCTATTAATTCTTGGCTGTGGTGAGAGTGGATTCGGGGCAGCGTTGCTGGCCCATAAACAAAAGCTCCCGGTTTTTGTAAGTGATCAGACGATCATCAAGGATGATTTTAAACAAATGTTTATTGATCTGGAAATTGATTTTGAAGAAGGTGGTCATGAAATTGCTTACGATATATTGCCTACGCTGGTAATAAAAAGTCCCGGTATTCCGGATAATGCAAAAATTATTAAACATTTTGCAGAGAAGAATATTGAATTAATTTCAGAAATAGAATTTGCTTACCGTTATTGTAAGGGAAAAATAATAGCCATTACCGGTAGCAATGGGAAAACCACGACCACTAACCTATGTTATCACATGTTGCACACCAATGGTTACCATGTAGCTAAAGTAGGAAATGTTGGTTATTCTTTTGCCAGAAGTTTGGCTCTGACAGATCACGATTATTATGTGCTGGAATTGAGTAGTTTTCAGTTGGATACCATTAGTGAATTTAGACCTGATGTAGCCATTATCATTAACATTACACCTGATCATTTGGATCGGTACGATTATATTTTTGAGAATTATATTAAATCAAAATTCAGAATTACACTAAATCAAAAATCGGAAGATCTGTTAATCTTAAATTCAAACGATCAAACCATCCGGAAATATTTGGGAATTGTACCTTTTAGTGCAAAAGTTGATTGGTTGGAAGTTAGGCTTAATGAAGTAGAAGATGTCATTGTGAATAATGAAAGACTTTTTTCTTTAAAAAATTCCGGATTAAAGGGTAATCATAATGCATTAAATGCAGGATGCGCTGCGAGGGCTGCACATTTTATGGGTTTGGGTTATAAAGAAATTCAAAAAAGCATAGATAGTTTTGTCAATGATCCTCATAGATTAGAGTTGGTTGAGACCCTTAATGGGGTAAGCTATATTAATGATAGCAAGGCAACCAATGTAGATTCTGTCTATTGGGCATTGGATGCTATGAAAGGAAAAGTCATTTGGATCGCAGGCGGACAGGACAAAGGAAATGATTATTCTCAATTGCAGTCTTTGGTAAAGTCCAAAGTAAAGGCGTTAGTCGCACTTGGGGCAGATAATGGTAAACTGCTGGAAGCATTTAGTGAGCTTGTTCCAGTATTTGATACCCATGATATGGCTTCAGCTGTGGCGCAGTCTAAAAAGCTCGCTGAGGATGGTGATGCAGTGCTTCTTTCACCAGCTTGCGCAAGTTTTGACTTATTTAATAACTATATGCAACGTGGAGATTTGTTTAAAGAGGAGGTTTTAAAAATGAAATTAATTTAG
- a CDS encoding UDP-N-acetylmuramoyl-L-alanyl-D-glutamate--2,6-diaminopimelate ligase, producing MLPQSGEYQIFGTSDHTVGGFSSDSREVGSDVMFVARKGLVVDGHAFIPEVIEKGVKVILCEELPIEIKTDVCYVRCANLLDTLTHLLNKFYDYPSDQLKLIGITGTNGKTTTATLCYELFKSLGYKTGLISTVINRIHLDEEWATHTTPDIIKLYSLLDRMVKEGCSHVFMEVSSHALDQNRIAGLNFSGAVFTNLTHDHLDYHKTFDSYIKAKKKFFDGLSKATFALINSDDIHGQIMVQNCKAKIYTYALRGIADFKIKVLENNLHGLHLKYKHIEWFSRLVGVFNGYNLAAVLGVAILLGEDENQVLQKMSDLKSVDGRFDWMRNESDGRVGIVDYAHTPDAVEKILSNIQELRKTNQKIITVIGCGGNRDRDKRPEMARIATELSDQLILTSDNPRDEDPADIIRQMETGISDDNFHKYLIVIDREQAIKTACSLSQKGDIILLAGKGHEKYQEIKGVKTFFDDKEKLRKYLLNI from the coding sequence ATTCTACCTCAGTCCGGTGAATACCAAATATTTGGGACTTCGGATCATACAGTAGGTGGTTTTTCTTCAGATTCACGAGAAGTGGGATCAGATGTAATGTTTGTAGCAAGAAAAGGACTGGTGGTGGATGGGCATGCATTTATTCCTGAAGTAATCGAAAAGGGCGTGAAAGTAATTCTTTGTGAAGAGTTGCCGATTGAAATTAAAACAGATGTCTGTTATGTTCGATGTGCTAATTTGCTTGACACGTTGACACATTTGTTGAATAAGTTTTATGATTATCCTTCTGATCAACTTAAGTTGATTGGGATTACAGGAACAAATGGTAAAACGACCACGGCCACTTTATGCTATGAATTGTTTAAATCTTTGGGATATAAAACCGGTTTAATATCCACAGTAATTAATCGAATACATCTTGATGAAGAATGGGCGACACATACTACCCCGGATATCATTAAACTGTATTCATTGCTCGACAGAATGGTTAAAGAGGGTTGCTCGCATGTTTTTATGGAAGTGAGTTCTCATGCGCTGGATCAAAACCGAATTGCCGGATTAAATTTTTCAGGTGCGGTTTTTACAAATCTTACTCATGATCATTTGGATTATCACAAGACATTTGATTCCTATATAAAAGCAAAGAAAAAGTTCTTTGATGGGTTATCAAAAGCCACATTTGCATTGATCAATTCAGACGACATACATGGACAAATAATGGTTCAGAATTGTAAAGCAAAAATATACACTTATGCTTTAAGAGGAATAGCTGATTTCAAAATTAAGGTTCTGGAAAACAATTTACATGGTTTGCATTTGAAATATAAGCACATTGAATGGTTCTCAAGATTGGTTGGAGTGTTCAATGGATATAATTTAGCAGCTGTACTTGGAGTAGCCATTTTACTTGGTGAGGATGAAAATCAGGTATTGCAAAAGATGTCGGATTTGAAATCTGTGGATGGGAGATTTGATTGGATGCGGAATGAATCGGATGGAAGAGTAGGCATAGTGGATTATGCCCATACTCCTGATGCGGTGGAAAAGATTCTCAGTAATATTCAAGAATTGAGAAAAACCAATCAGAAAATTATAACTGTAATAGGTTGTGGTGGAAATAGAGACCGTGATAAACGGCCAGAAATGGCGCGAATTGCAACTGAGTTGAGTGATCAACTGATACTCACTTCAGATAATCCGAGAGATGAAGATCCTGCGGATATTATAAGGCAGATGGAAACTGGAATTTCTGATGACAATTTCCACAAATATTTAATTGTGATTGACCGCGAGCAGGCTATAAAAACTGCTTGCAGCTTAAGTCAAAAAGGGGATATAATTCTCCTTGCCGGAAAGGGCCATGAAAAATATCAAGAAATCAAAGGGGTAAAGACCTTTTTTGATGACAAAGAAAAACTTAGAAAGTATTTACTTAACATATAA
- the mraZ gene encoding division/cell wall cluster transcriptional repressor MraZ — MYKLSGEYEIKLDDKSRLRLPSALMRLLEVSDRKGLVINRGFEKCLILYPQEVWEEKTKEVNQLNPYNIKNREFARYFYRGATQLEPDAASRVVLPKTLMEHAGIKTDVMLLAYNDQIEIWSREEYLQMVDNEPENFAELAQEVFRHKDV, encoded by the coding sequence ATGTATAAGCTAAGTGGCGAATACGAGATTAAATTAGATGATAAAAGCAGATTGCGATTACCATCGGCATTAATGCGTCTTCTCGAAGTTAGTGACAGAAAGGGCCTTGTGATAAACCGTGGTTTTGAAAAATGCTTAATACTCTACCCGCAAGAAGTGTGGGAAGAAAAGACAAAAGAAGTTAACCAGCTCAATCCGTACAACATTAAAAACAGGGAGTTTGCCCGGTATTTTTACCGAGGGGCAACTCAGTTAGAACCCGATGCAGCTTCTCGTGTCGTGCTACCTAAGACTCTTATGGAGCATGCAGGAATAAAGACTGACGTCATGTTACTAGCCTATAATGACCAGATAGAAATTTGGTCTCGCGAAGAATATTTGCAAATGGTAGATAACGAGCCGGAAAACTTTGCTGAATTGGCTCAGGAAGTATTTAGACATAAAGATGTCTGA
- a CDS encoding transketolase, translated as MSIYSNIQNLLDQIEGPQAEYKKEVLKDLWICLVSREVSLVGRKEVLTGKAKFGILGDGKELPQVAMARAFKKGDFRSGYYRDQTFMFALGLCSVKEYFGQLYADPQNDPFSGGRQMNAHFATPLIDSEGNWTDHTKTYNVSSDVSSTGGQMARALGLALASKQYRQNKDLKTYRKNFSNKGNEVSFVTIGDASTSEGVFWETMNAASVMQVPLAVCVWDDGYGISVPIALQTVKQNISEALSGFEKSKDGNGLRIFSAKGWDYPSLVNLFHEGVEEVRSEHVPALFHIQEVTQPQGHSTSGSHERYKSKKRLEWEEKYDCLRMFSKWIADKGIASSELCEQLKELAKIHVRDQKNEAWSDFVTTGQLRKKELLEILKSISGMPSIDQAINSINSSKDISWHELVQIARQCLGQARKGGISSQMSLLEKWISNQYLQAQIDYHAHLYSETNYSALKVPEILPEYSNSSKELNGYQIINQYFDQLLAKHPEVLAFGEDVGMIGDVNQGFAGLQEKYGDLRVFDTGIREWTIIGQAIGMSMRGLRPISEIQYLDYIVYALSPLMDDLATLRYRSDGIQRAPTIIRTRGHRLEGIWHSGSPIGMLLNSLRGIHICVPRNMTQAAGMYQTLLQSDDPGLVIECLNGYRLKEKMPDNLGSYTIPLGKIEVLRGGNDITLVTYGSCIRIAEKAIEVLSEYGIDVELIDIQTLLPFDLDKGIRKSLAKTNKLVILDEDVPGGASAFILQQVLEEQNAFSLLDSKPTCITASSHRPPYGSDGDYFSKPNAEDVVEVIYKLMHEYDPGQFN; from the coding sequence ATGTCTATCTATTCAAATATCCAGAACCTACTCGATCAAATTGAAGGACCCCAAGCAGAGTATAAAAAAGAAGTACTTAAAGATTTGTGGATATGTCTTGTGTCTCGTGAAGTTTCCCTGGTGGGAAGGAAAGAGGTACTTACTGGTAAAGCAAAATTTGGTATTTTGGGTGATGGGAAGGAGCTGCCACAAGTGGCGATGGCTCGAGCATTTAAAAAAGGAGATTTTCGTTCCGGGTACTACCGGGATCAGACATTCATGTTTGCACTTGGACTTTGTTCCGTAAAAGAATATTTTGGACAGCTCTATGCAGATCCACAGAATGATCCGTTTTCAGGAGGGAGACAAATGAATGCACATTTTGCTACTCCGCTAATTGATTCTGAAGGGAATTGGACGGATCACACTAAAACTTACAATGTCTCGTCAGATGTCTCAAGTACGGGAGGGCAAATGGCCAGAGCCCTCGGTTTGGCATTGGCATCCAAACAATACAGGCAAAATAAAGATCTTAAAACGTATAGAAAGAATTTTTCTAATAAAGGAAATGAGGTTTCATTCGTAACAATTGGGGATGCGTCAACTTCTGAAGGGGTATTTTGGGAAACCATGAACGCAGCCTCTGTGATGCAGGTTCCGTTGGCAGTTTGTGTATGGGATGACGGATACGGAATATCTGTGCCGATTGCTTTGCAAACAGTAAAGCAAAATATTTCTGAAGCGCTCAGTGGATTTGAAAAATCAAAAGATGGAAATGGATTAAGAATTTTTTCAGCCAAAGGCTGGGATTATCCTAGTTTAGTCAATCTTTTTCATGAGGGTGTAGAAGAGGTAAGGAGTGAACATGTGCCCGCGTTGTTTCACATTCAGGAAGTTACACAGCCTCAAGGTCATTCCACTTCGGGGTCTCATGAAAGATACAAATCAAAAAAAAGATTGGAATGGGAAGAAAAGTATGATTGTCTGCGAATGTTTTCAAAGTGGATTGCTGATAAAGGTATTGCTTCCAGTGAGTTATGTGAACAACTTAAAGAGTTGGCTAAAATTCATGTTCGCGACCAAAAGAATGAGGCTTGGTCCGATTTTGTTACTACTGGACAACTTAGGAAAAAGGAATTGTTAGAAATATTGAAGTCAATTTCCGGTATGCCTTCTATTGATCAGGCAATAAACTCCATCAATTCAAGTAAAGACATCTCTTGGCATGAATTGGTGCAAATTGCAAGGCAATGTCTGGGACAAGCAAGGAAGGGAGGTATATCCTCTCAAATGTCTTTGCTTGAAAAATGGATCTCCAACCAATATTTGCAGGCACAAATTGATTATCACGCTCATTTATATTCTGAAACAAATTACTCTGCCTTGAAGGTGCCTGAAATTCTACCGGAATATAGTAACAGTTCTAAGGAGTTAAATGGTTATCAGATTATCAATCAATATTTTGACCAGTTATTGGCAAAACATCCGGAGGTATTGGCCTTTGGAGAAGATGTAGGAATGATTGGTGATGTGAATCAGGGATTTGCAGGATTACAGGAAAAGTATGGAGATCTTCGAGTTTTTGACACTGGTATTCGTGAGTGGACCATCATTGGCCAGGCTATTGGCATGAGTATGCGCGGACTCAGACCGATCTCCGAAATTCAGTATCTTGACTATATTGTGTATGCTTTGTCTCCGTTGATGGATGATCTTGCTACTTTGCGATATAGATCTGATGGCATTCAAAGAGCACCCACTATAATCCGTACACGTGGACATCGTTTGGAAGGAATATGGCACTCCGGGTCACCAATTGGTATGCTTTTAAATTCATTAAGGGGTATTCACATTTGCGTACCAAGGAATATGACCCAAGCTGCAGGGATGTATCAGACCTTACTGCAATCAGATGATCCAGGGCTGGTGATAGAATGCCTGAATGGCTATCGACTTAAGGAAAAAATGCCAGACAATTTGGGTAGCTATACGATACCGTTGGGAAAAATTGAAGTGCTGCGAGGTGGCAACGATATTACATTGGTCACATATGGATCGTGTATTCGGATTGCAGAAAAGGCCATAGAAGTTTTATCTGAATATGGAATCGATGTGGAACTCATAGATATTCAGACCTTGTTGCCCTTTGATCTGGATAAAGGAATTCGAAAGTCATTGGCTAAGACTAACAAATTGGTTATCCTTGATGAAGATGTGCCGGGTGGAGCAAGCGCATTTATTTTACAGCAGGTTTTAGAAGAACAAAATGCTTTTAGCTTATTGGATTCCAAACCAACCTGCATTACAGCTTCTTCACATCGACCGCCTTATGGTAGTGATGGAGATTACTTTAGCAAGCCTAATGCAGAAGATGTAGTTGAAGTGATCTATAAGCTCATGCATGAATATGATCCCGGGCAGTTCAATTAA